In Pannonibacter sp. XCT-53, the sequence GGCACGCCGCCTCGATCCGGTGCAGCCGCAAGACATCGAAACAGAATGGCATGATCAAGGCGACCGCCCGGCCCATGTGGCCTTTTCCCGCGAAGGGGGCGCCCATCCAGTAGCCGAGCGAGCAGGCCTGCGACACGCCGCGCCGGATGTTGGACAGGGTGGCACCGCCGAGCAGCCGGTCATCGGCGGCCGAGAAGAGGAAGAAGGGATAGCTGCGCCCCTCGCGCCGTTCGCCCGCATAGCGCCGAAGCCTGCGGCGGAAGGCCGAACGGGTCAGGTCATCGACCGGCCAGATCGGCTCCCACGGGGTCAGGAAGGACCGGCTCGCCTCGCGCAGCTCCGCCCACTGCCGGTAGTCCGCCATCACGGGCGGACGCAGGTAGACGGTCTCGCCCTTCAGCAGCGGCTCGGCTTCCGACACACCGAAGGAACGCAGCAGGGGCATGGGCGCTCCCGGCCGTCGTCAGGCCGACGCGAGCTGGCGGACCGGCTTGCCCAGCCGCGCCGTCACCTCGTCGAGCCCCATCATGGCGCCGACGGGACCAAGCCCGGTCAGGGTCGGCGTCGAATTGACGAAGGTCGCCAGCGCCAGCTCACGCACGCTGTCGGCCGTCACGGCCTCGATGCGGGCGGTGATGTCCTCAAGCGTCAGCGTGCGGCCATGGATCAGCATCTGGCGCGCGATCTGGCCGGCTCGGGCCGCCGGGCTTTCGAGCGCCATCATCAGGCCGGCGCGGATCTGGGCGCGGGCACGCGCGACCTCGGCTTCCGTGATGTCGACGCAGGCGCGCTCCAGCTCCCCGACCAGGACCGGCATCAGCTCGGCAATGTCGGCCTCGCCGGTTGCGGCATGGACACCGAACAGCCCGGTGTCGTGGAAGGCCCAGTGGAAGGCATAGATGGCGTAGCAGAGGCCCCGGCTTTCACGGACCTCCTGGAACAGCCGCGAGGACATGCCGCCGCCGAGAACGGAGGCAAGGATCTGCGCGGCGTAATAGTCCCGCGACTTGTAGGGCTGGCCGGGGAAGCCGATCAGGATCTGCGCTTCCATCAGGTCCTTGACCACCCGGCCCTCGCCGCCGTGATAGGCGGCCAGCTCGACATCGGCGGCCGGACTGGCGCCGAGACCGCCGAACTGGTCATGCGCGCGGCGGACGATGTCGTCGTGATCCACGGCACCGGCGGCCGCCAGCACCATCTCGGGTCCACGGTAGCGCTCGGCGAGATACTGCTCGAGCGAGGCGCGTGTGAAGCTCGTCACGCTGTCCGGCGTGCCCAGGATCGGACGGCCGATGGCCTGGGACGGCCAGGCCGTCGACTGGAACAGGTCGAAGGCCTGATCATCGGGGCTGTCCTGCGCCGCGCCGATCTCCTGCAGGATGACGTGCTGCTCGCGCTCCAGCTCCTCCGGATCGAACACCGAGTTCTGCAGGATGTCGGCCAGCAGGTCGACGGCGAGCGGCACATCCTCGGCCAGAACGCGGGCGTAATAGTTGGTGTGCTCGACACTGGTGGCCGCGTTGAGCTCGCCGCCGACGGCCTCGATCTCCTCGGCGATGGAGCGGGCCGTGCGGGTGCGCGTGCCCTTGAAGGCCATGTGTTCCAGAAGATGGGTGATGCCGTTCTGGTCCGGGGTCTCGGCGCGGGACCCCGTGCGGACCCAGACCCCGAGCGCGGCGGTCCGCAGATGCGGCATGCGGTCGGTGATGACGGTCAGGCCGTTGTCGAGCCGGGTAATCTGTACGTCCATCCTGGTCCTCCCGGCGAGGCGCGCGTCAGGTCCGGCCACGGGCCGGGACCGGACGCACGGTCCCCGTCTTGTCGTTCCGGTCGGCCGGCCTTGCCGGCACGCCCGTCCTGGCGGCACGCAAGGGTGCCGCCCCCCCTTCAGGCGAGGCTCTTCACCGCGCGGGCGGTGGCCTCGATATGCTGTTCGACCGCCTTCTGGTCGGCGGCGAGGACCGTCTGCCGCTCCGCCGCCGTCATCATCGGCTGCAGCCGGTCCGGCAGGTCCGGATGAAGGCCGGATGCCGCCTGGACGGCCGCCGGGAACTTGGCCGGATGCGCCGTGCCCAGCACGATCATCGGCACGGTGCCATCATCGAGCTGTCCAGCCACATGCGCGCCGATGGCGGTGTGCGGATCGAGCAGATAGCCGGTGTCGCGCAGCGTGCCGGAAATCGTTGCCGCCGTCTCGGCCTCGTTGCACCGACCGCCGGCAAAGTGTCTCAGGATGTCGGCGAGCGGACCCGGTGCG encodes:
- a CDS encoding GNAT family N-acetyltransferase translates to MPLLRSFGVSEAEPLLKGETVYLRPPVMADYRQWAELREASRSFLTPWEPIWPVDDLTRSAFRRRLRRYAGERREGRSYPFFLFSAADDRLLGGATLSNIRRGVSQACSLGYWMGAPFAGKGHMGRAVALIMPFCFDVLRLHRIEAACLPTNAPSIRLLQRSGFVQEGYARRYLHINGEWQDHLLFARLADDPLVTGAFSPQWTSGVVKDPL
- a CDS encoding M16 family metallopeptidase, which translates into the protein MDVQITRLDNGLTVITDRMPHLRTAALGVWVRTGSRAETPDQNGITHLLEHMAFKGTRTRTARSIAEEIEAVGGELNAATSVEHTNYYARVLAEDVPLAVDLLADILQNSVFDPEELEREQHVILQEIGAAQDSPDDQAFDLFQSTAWPSQAIGRPILGTPDSVTSFTRASLEQYLAERYRGPEMVLAAAGAVDHDDIVRRAHDQFGGLGASPAADVELAAYHGGEGRVVKDLMEAQILIGFPGQPYKSRDYYAAQILASVLGGGMSSRLFQEVRESRGLCYAIYAFHWAFHDTGLFGVHAATGEADIAELMPVLVGELERACVDITEAEVARARAQIRAGLMMALESPAARAGQIARQMLIHGRTLTLEDITARIEAVTADSVRELALATFVNSTPTLTGLGPVGAMMGLDEVTARLGKPVRQLASA